The following are from one region of the Salvia hispanica cultivar TCC Black 2014 chromosome 1, UniMelb_Shisp_WGS_1.0, whole genome shotgun sequence genome:
- the LOC125202408 gene encoding probable sulfate transporter 4.2, with amino-acid sequence MERLSHSSPSAGDLSSIASRPVKIIQLQHPTSTSSAAAASPPSSYFWKWRDRMKRMTWTDWIETFLPCYRWISRYRWREYLQPDLMAGVTVGVMLVPQSMSYAKLAGLHPIYGLYSGFVPIFVYAIFGSSRQLAIGPVALTSLLVSNVLGSIVNPEEPLYTELAILLALMVGIFECIMGLLRLGWLLRFISHSVISGFTTASAIIIALSQAKDFLGYSVVRSSEIIPLVKSIIAGADQFLWQPFLMGSITLAVLLIMKHLGKTRKSLRFLRASGPLTAVVLGTVFVHVFHPASISLVGEIPQGLPEFSIPKKFEYAKSLISTTVLITGVAILESVGIAKALAAKNGYELDSNQELFGLGVANIVGSFFSIYPTTGSFSRSAVNHESGAKTGLSGVVMGIIMGCALQFMTPLFEYIPQCGLAAIVISAVIGLVDYDEATFLWRVDKRDFILWTITFIFTLFLGIEIGVLLGVGVSLAFVIHESANPHIAVLGRLPGTTIYRNTEQYPEAYTYNGIVIVRVDAPIYFANISYIKDRLREYEIVVDGPIRRGPEVPGIHYVILEMAPVTYIDSSAVQALKDLYYEYKSRNIQIAISNPNRDVLLTLTKAEVVDLIGREWFFVRVHDAVQVCLQKVQSLTNSSTSQSPLLEKKSSLFNRLLKQSSEEAALSQLESGTREIASSRNDTSHLEPLLSKKT; translated from the exons atgGAGAGGCTTAGCCACTCCTCCCCCAGCGCCGGCGACCTCTCCTCCATCGCTAGCCGCCCCGTCAAAATCATCCAGCTCCAGCATCCTAcctccacctcctccgccgccgccgcgtcGCCGCCGTCGTCGTATTTCTGGAAATGGAGAGACAGGATGAAGCGGATGACCTGGACGGACTGGATTGAGACATTCCTGCCGTGCTACCGCTGGATTAGCAGATACAGGTGGCGCGAGTATCTCCAGCCCGACCTCATGGCCGGCGTCACCGTCGGCGTCATGCTCGTTCCTCAG TCCATGTCGTATGCGAAGCTAGCTGGCCTTCACCCTATATATGGACTTT ACTCTGGTTTCGTGCCTATATTTGTGTATGCTATTTTCGGGTCATCTCGTCAGCTGGCTATTGGTCCTGTTGCATTGACGTCCCTCCTGGTGTCTAATGTGTTGGGGAGCATAGTAAACCCGGAAGAGCCATTGTACACAGAGCTTGCGATACTGCTGGCACTTATGGTCGGAATCTTTGAATGCATCATGGGGCTATTAAG GCTCGGCTGGCTTCTTCGGTTCATCAGCCATTCTGTGATTTCTGGTTTTACTACAGCCTCAGCCATTATAATTGCGTTGTCTCAGGCAAAAGATTTCTTGGGATATAGTGTTGTTCGAAGCAGTGAGATTATTCCACTGGTGAAGAGCATTATTGCAGGAGCAGATCAG TTTTTGTGGCAACCTTTTCTCATGGGCTCCATTACATTGGCAGTTCTTTTGATCATGAAACACTTG GGAAAAACTAGGAAATCATTGCGTTTCTTACGAGCTTCTGGTCCCCTTACAGCTGTTGTTCTGGGAACAGTTTTTGTTCATGTATTTCATCCAGCTTCAATATCTTTG GTAGGTGAAATACCACAGGGGCTGCCGGAATTTTCGATCCCAAAGAAATTTGAGTATGCTAAATCTTTGATTTCTACAACTGTTCTCATTACTGGCGTGGCTATTTTG GAATCTGTCGGAATCGCTAAAGCACTTGCAGCAAAGAATGGTTATGAATTGGATTCCAATCAAGAG TTATTTGGTCTTGGTGTTGCAAACATTGTTGGTTCTTTCTTTTCGATTTACCCTACAACTG GATCATTTTCCAGATCAGCTGTGAATCATGAAAGTGGAGCCAAAACTGGCTTATCTGGAGTCGTTATGGGAATTATTATGGGATGTGCGCTTCAATTCATGACGCCATTGTTTGAATACATACCGCAG TGTGGTCTAGCCGCCATTGTCATTTCTGCTGTTATTGGACTG GTGGATTATGATGAAGCTACCTTCTTATGGCGGGTGGATAAAAGAGACTTTATCCTCTGGACCATTACTTTCATCTTCACCTTGTTCCTTGGCATAGAGATTGGCGTCCTTCTTGGT GTTGGTGTTTCACTTGCTTTTGTCATCCATGAATCAGCTAATCCACATATTG CTGTCTTGGGCCGTTTACCTGGTACAACTATATACAGAAACACAGAGCAGTATCCCGAAGCTTATACATACAATGGAATTGTAATTGTTCGCGTTGATGCTCCAATATACTTTGCCAATATAAGCTACATCAAAGACAG GCTCCGGGAATATGAGATTGTAGTCGATGGACCTATTAGGCGAGGCCCAGAAGTACCAGGCATCCATTATGTCATTCTTGAGATGGCTC CTGTGACATACATAGACTCGAGTGCTGTTCAAGCTCTAAAAGACTTATACTACGAATACAAATCACGTAACATCCAG ATAGCCATTTCCAATCCAAACCGAGACGTACTGCTGACACTGACAAAAGCTGAGGTGGTTGATTTAATAGGCCGAGAATGGTTCTTTGTCCGTGTGCATGATGCAGTCCAAGTTTGTCTACAGAAGGTGCAAAGCTTGACCAATTCTTCCACAAGTCAGTCCCCATTGCTGGAGAAGAAATCAAGCCTCTTCAATCGACTACTGAAGCAGAGCTCAGAAGAAGCTGCTCTGTCTCAGCTGGAGTCTGGAACTCGGGAGATTGCCTCGTCGAGAAACGACACCAGTCATCTGGAGCCACTGCTGTCAAAGAAGACATGA